One Tamlana carrageenivorans genomic region harbors:
- a CDS encoding CDP-glycerol glycerophosphotransferase family protein, whose product MNKKVFIFFPDGVGLRNFAFTDFKKIGEQMGFDITYWNNTVFSLKDNLGFKEVKIEDHIAHPLLPFYSRARKRVELNISRDKFNDEVYPTYKFPFNYSGIKNSLKSLYTQVLIGLYNSEKGLVKLRHKINRLERSTSKYSYCKAQLEKHKPDVVFCTTQRATQSISALLAAKDLGIPTVAFVYSWDNVPKAMQVVETDYYCVWSNLMKEELLKYYPFVKEKQVFVTGTPQFEPHFDTRLKQTKAEFFDKYGLDPNKKYICYSGDDETTSPLDQYYLEDLAYAVRRLNDKGYNLGIIYRKCPVDFTTRYDAVIKANKDIINVLDPLWKQVGEQWNQILPTPEDFKMLYNVCEHSELVTNVCSSTVFDFVAHNKPCIYYNYEQPQLKKGIRDIGQNYKYVHFRSMPSDRAAVFCRDKTELEGLLKQILDGKLSNVEEGKQWFNIVAGERPNGASRCIWEVINTILE is encoded by the coding sequence ATGAATAAAAAGGTTTTTATATTTTTTCCCGATGGTGTTGGTTTAAGAAACTTTGCCTTTACCGATTTTAAGAAAATTGGAGAACAGATGGGGTTTGATATAACGTATTGGAATAACACCGTTTTTTCTTTAAAAGACAATTTAGGATTCAAGGAAGTAAAAATAGAAGACCATATAGCACACCCTTTACTACCTTTTTATTCTAGAGCACGAAAAAGAGTAGAGTTAAATATTTCTCGTGATAAATTTAACGATGAAGTTTATCCCACTTATAAATTCCCTTTTAATTACTCAGGTATTAAAAACAGTTTAAAAAGTTTGTATACTCAAGTGTTAATTGGTCTTTATAATTCGGAGAAAGGACTCGTTAAATTACGACATAAAATAAACAGGTTAGAACGCTCAACCTCAAAATACAGCTATTGCAAAGCGCAATTGGAAAAGCATAAACCCGATGTTGTATTTTGTACCACACAACGAGCTACCCAATCTATAAGTGCTTTATTGGCAGCCAAGGATTTAGGGATTCCAACAGTAGCTTTTGTGTACTCTTGGGATAACGTGCCTAAAGCCATGCAAGTCGTTGAAACCGATTATTACTGCGTGTGGAGTAATTTAATGAAGGAAGAGCTTTTAAAATATTATCCTTTTGTTAAAGAAAAGCAGGTGTTTGTTACCGGAACGCCACAGTTTGAACCGCATTTTGATACGCGTTTAAAACAAACTAAAGCAGAATTTTTTGATAAGTACGGCTTAGATCCTAACAAAAAATACATTTGTTACTCTGGCGATGATGAAACCACATCACCTTTAGATCAATATTATTTGGAAGATTTAGCGTATGCGGTAAGACGTTTAAATGATAAAGGATACAACTTGGGGATTATTTACAGAAAGTGTCCGGTCGATTTTACTACAAGATACGATGCCGTAATTAAAGCTAATAAAGATATTATAAACGTTCTAGACCCTTTATGGAAACAAGTGGGCGAACAATGGAACCAAATCCTGCCAACTCCTGAAGATTTTAAAATGTTGTATAACGTTTGTGAGCATAGTGAATTGGTAACCAATGTATGTTCTTCTACAGTATTCGATTTTGTGGCGCATAACAAACCGTGTATTTATTATAACTACGAGCAACCACAATTAAAAAAAGGCATTCGAGACATTGGTCAGAATTATAAATATGTGCACTTTAGAAGCATGCCAAGTGATCGTGCCGCTGTTTTCTGTAGAGATAAAACGGAACTGGAAGGGTTGCTAAAACAAATATTAGATGGGAAGCTTTCTAATGTTGAGGAAGGAAAGCAATGGTTTAATATAGTGGCGGGAGAGCGTCCTAATGGAGCTTCAAGATGCATTTGGGAAGTTATAAACACTATTTTAGAATAA
- a CDS encoding glycosyltransferase family 4 protein, producing MSFRFKNKKIIFLLNSPDLGGAERQALALAGYLQNSLGCDIFIYTCIKREPSFPFEDFLKEQKLMRIELVKNPLVASKYFKYFKIRFKLLCFALKLKKHNPDLIIPYLNKPSLITGYCKKIIGTKLSFWNNRGHEIYRNDILEKKAVLHSDFFLVNSLDSISDVLTNFKISKENVYFLPNFLTVSNKIVDFPRNKNDLVVGMLAHFRKGKLQELLLETFVELSKKYKFIKLHLVGNDFDEKKTASLKLSVQINGLIEKVSFIHGASGENEIPKFDIAILVSEKEGMSNSVMEYMYFEKPIIASNHYGNEFLLGEHNQFLINNSKAELFEKIECLILDEQLRKSAGQKNKKRILENFSVVKYVSELENIINKYI from the coding sequence ATGAGTTTTAGATTTAAAAATAAAAAAATAATTTTTTTGCTAAATTCTCCTGATTTAGGAGGTGCAGAAAGGCAAGCATTAGCCTTAGCGGGTTACCTTCAAAATAGCCTTGGATGTGATATTTTTATATATACCTGTATAAAGAGAGAGCCTTCTTTTCCGTTTGAAGATTTTTTAAAAGAACAAAAACTAATGCGGATAGAATTGGTGAAAAATCCATTAGTAGCCAGTAAGTATTTTAAGTATTTTAAAATACGTTTTAAGTTACTTTGTTTTGCTTTGAAATTAAAAAAGCATAATCCAGATTTAATTATTCCTTATTTAAATAAACCGTCTTTGATAACAGGGTATTGTAAAAAAATTATAGGTACTAAATTATCATTTTGGAATAATAGAGGGCACGAAATATATAGAAATGATATTTTGGAAAAGAAAGCAGTTTTACATTCAGATTTTTTCTTGGTTAACTCTTTAGATTCGATAAGTGATGTATTAACCAATTTTAAAATATCAAAGGAAAATGTTTATTTTTTGCCAAATTTCTTGACTGTTTCTAATAAAATAGTGGATTTTCCAAGAAATAAAAATGACTTAGTCGTTGGTATGTTAGCTCATTTTAGAAAAGGAAAGTTACAAGAGTTATTATTAGAAACTTTTGTGGAATTATCTAAGAAATATAAGTTCATTAAATTGCATTTGGTAGGTAATGATTTTGATGAAAAAAAAACTGCATCATTAAAATTAAGTGTTCAAATTAACGGATTGATTGAAAAAGTTAGTTTTATTCATGGTGCTTCAGGAGAAAATGAGATACCAAAATTTGATATAGCTATTTTGGTTTCTGAGAAAGAAGGGATGTCAAATAGTGTTATGGAGTATATGTATTTTGAAAAACCAATAATAGCATCAAATCATTATGGTAACGAATTCCTTTTGGGTGAGCATAATCAGTTCCTAATTAACAACTCCAAAGCAGAGTTGTTTGAGAAAATAGAGTGTTTGATACTAGATGAGCAATTGAGAAAGTCTGCTGGTCAAAAAAACAAGAAAAGGATTTTAGAAAATTTCAGCGTAGTTAAATATGTTTCAGAATTAGAAAATATTATCAATAAATATATATGA
- a CDS encoding glycosyltransferase, with the protein MKILMVAIPNHHFFQWVNQLKDSGFEVCWFDITDGGPPSNKISWVKQIKGWKLRWDYPFRTRIKKNYPNLYRFLQRFNEESVSKSFEATLKSFKPDVIHCFEMQLSGLPILSVLQRYKVPLIYSSWGSDMYHYCYLGMTNLEVSSFLERVNYLITDCNRDVSIAKNNGFKGEFLGVYPGNGGLSIQPQAIKPLDQRKIIMVKGYNNGVGQAIVVLKAMALLPQSYFKDYTLTIYSADKIVEDFIAKTPYFHKLKIKIYSRFSFVDNQVLLNIMGESVLHIASSISDGMPNALLEAMAMGSFPIQSNPGRVTEEVITHGKNGFLISDPLNAQALSLLIEIALNDVKLRQNAQEYNVKYMKAYYNRSVLKPQIVELYQSILA; encoded by the coding sequence ATGAAAATCCTAATGGTAGCCATTCCAAACCATCATTTTTTTCAGTGGGTAAACCAATTGAAAGACTCCGGTTTCGAAGTATGTTGGTTTGACATTACAGATGGTGGACCGCCTTCAAATAAAATATCTTGGGTTAAACAGATTAAGGGATGGAAATTACGTTGGGATTATCCTTTTCGAACACGAATAAAAAAAAACTACCCAAATTTATACCGTTTTTTGCAACGATTTAATGAAGAATCTGTATCTAAGTCTTTTGAGGCTACTTTAAAATCCTTTAAACCAGACGTAATACATTGTTTTGAAATGCAATTATCGGGCTTACCTATATTATCTGTTTTGCAGCGTTATAAGGTGCCTTTAATTTACTCGTCATGGGGAAGTGATATGTATCATTATTGTTATTTAGGAATGACTAATTTAGAGGTGTCATCTTTTTTAGAGCGTGTTAATTATTTAATTACCGACTGTAATCGTGATGTCTCCATTGCAAAAAATAATGGTTTTAAAGGGGAGTTTTTAGGTGTATACCCTGGAAATGGCGGACTTTCTATCCAACCGCAAGCCATTAAACCTCTGGACCAGCGTAAGATAATTATGGTAAAAGGTTATAACAATGGTGTAGGCCAAGCTATTGTAGTTCTAAAAGCTATGGCGTTATTGCCGCAATCTTATTTTAAGGATTATACCTTAACCATTTATAGTGCTGATAAAATAGTAGAAGACTTTATTGCCAAAACCCCATATTTTCACAAATTAAAAATAAAAATATATTCCCGATTTTCGTTTGTGGATAATCAAGTGCTATTAAATATCATGGGGGAAAGTGTTTTACATATTGCTAGTAGTATTTCCGACGGTATGCCTAATGCCTTATTAGAGGCTATGGCTATGGGAAGTTTTCCTATTCAGTCTAATCCAGGTCGAGTTACTGAAGAGGTTATTACTCATGGGAAAAATGGTTTTCTAATTTCAGACCCTTTGAATGCACAGGCACTTAGTTTACTGATTGAAATAGCTTTAAATGATGTGAAGCTTCGACAGAACGCTCAGGAATACAATGTGAAATATATGAAGGCATACTATAATCGCAGTGTATTGAAACCACAAATTGTAGAATTGTATCAATCTATTTTAGCTTAA
- a CDS encoding MBOAT family O-acyltransferase, producing MIFKYYNFFVDNWVLLWESLGVQTSVHTMNIILPVGISFYTFQTLSYTIDVYRGKLKPSKNIINFGAYVAFFPQLVAGPIERATHLLPQFSIKRNFNYNQAVSGVNLFIWGLFKKVVIADSCAVYTNTIFENYESLNSSTLVLGSIYFAFQIYGDFSGYSDMAIGLARMLGFNLRTNFKYPYFSRDIAEFWRRWHISLSTWFRDYLYIPLGGSKGRISNQIRNVFIIFIVSGFWHGANWTFIVWGLLNACYFLPLLLLKRNRNNLDEIGEDKTKSLFRELPKILITFSLTCFAWIFFRASNIAEAFSYINKLFEFKFGIEYLSVERYSVELLLLIGGFVIIEWFSRLREEPISGKWSLLKLCMVLIGIMVFGSYSNPQDFIYFQF from the coding sequence ATGATATTTAAATATTATAATTTTTTTGTTGATAATTGGGTGTTACTATGGGAGTCTTTAGGTGTTCAAACGTCTGTACACACTATGAATATTATTTTACCTGTAGGAATTTCATTTTACACTTTTCAAACTTTGAGTTATACCATTGATGTATATAGAGGAAAATTGAAACCAAGTAAAAACATAATTAATTTTGGGGCTTATGTTGCTTTTTTTCCTCAATTAGTAGCAGGACCTATCGAACGAGCCACTCATTTATTACCCCAGTTTAGTATAAAACGAAATTTTAACTATAATCAGGCTGTTTCAGGAGTAAACCTATTTATTTGGGGATTGTTTAAAAAAGTGGTAATAGCAGATTCTTGTGCGGTATATACAAATACTATTTTTGAGAATTATGAAAGTTTAAATTCATCTACTTTAGTTTTAGGTAGTATTTATTTTGCTTTTCAGATTTATGGAGATTTTTCAGGCTATTCAGATATGGCTATCGGTTTGGCTAGGATGTTAGGCTTCAATTTGAGAACAAATTTTAAATACCCATATTTTAGTAGGGATATAGCTGAATTCTGGAGGCGATGGCATATTTCACTGTCAACTTGGTTTAGAGACTATTTGTATATTCCCTTAGGGGGATCGAAGGGGCGTATTAGTAATCAAATTCGAAATGTGTTTATTATTTTTATTGTAAGTGGCTTTTGGCATGGGGCTAACTGGACTTTTATCGTATGGGGACTCTTAAATGCATGCTATTTTTTACCTTTACTTCTGTTAAAAAGAAATCGTAACAACCTAGATGAAATCGGAGAGGATAAAACTAAAAGTTTGTTTAGAGAATTACCAAAGATTTTAATCACCTTCAGTTTAACTTGTTTTGCTTGGATTTTTTTTAGAGCTTCAAATATAGCAGAGGCTTTTAGCTATATCAACAAACTTTTTGAATTTAAGTTTGGTATAGAATACTTATCTGTAGAACGTTATTCTGTAGAACTTTTACTTTTAATAGGAGGGTTTGTTATTATTGAGTGGTTTAGTCGATTAAGGGAAGAACCTATTTCGGGGAAATGGTCATTATTAAAGTTATGTATGGTATTAATTGGAATTATGGTATTTGGAAGTTATTCTAACCCTCAGGATTTTATTTATTTTCAATTTTAA
- a CDS encoding glycosyltransferase family 4 protein — MNKKGINNFVKLLIKKSIAYVYFLRFIFFENIKIKQSDIVFFFPYYHTGGAERVHLNIIQALKAHKCCVIFTHLSATNNFYNEFKQHASIIELNDIRNKKNNFINNLLKNSIVAAINKSVTVKGVFGCNTNYFYEILPGINSSKKRVDLIHALAPRDDRKIMLVNSAKFLDSRIVINEKSKKDIISSYKTEKIDTQFADRILLIENGVEIMSNDFDVLKSKCFDQINIGFLGRWSEEKRPQIFLKVAIKIKKRFPNVSFFMAGTGMKSNLNQINDAGVVFLGEIKDQENLRMLYKKLNFIMITSVYEGFPMVIMESMPYGVIPICTNVGGIHEHIEDMKNGVLINKEYDEDIIEAFIEKLIYLIENKDITSELLNNAFYYSINNFKIEKFNKSYQDLFVSNL; from the coding sequence ATGAATAAGAAAGGTATAAATAATTTTGTGAAGCTATTGATTAAAAAAAGTATTGCATATGTTTATTTTTTAAGATTTATTTTTTTTGAAAATATAAAAATAAAACAATCAGATATTGTTTTTTTCTTTCCTTATTATCATACTGGAGGTGCAGAGCGTGTGCATTTAAATATTATTCAGGCATTAAAAGCACATAAATGTTGTGTTATTTTTACTCATTTGTCTGCAACCAATAATTTTTATAATGAATTTAAACAACATGCCAGTATTATAGAATTGAATGATATAAGAAACAAGAAAAATAATTTTATAAATAATTTATTAAAGAATAGTATTGTGGCTGCAATAAATAAAAGTGTCACAGTAAAAGGTGTTTTTGGGTGTAATACTAATTATTTTTATGAGATTCTTCCAGGAATAAACAGTTCTAAAAAACGTGTAGACTTAATTCATGCATTAGCACCTAGGGATGATCGTAAAATTATGCTTGTAAATAGTGCTAAATTTTTAGATTCGAGAATTGTTATTAATGAGAAATCTAAAAAGGACATAATTTCTTCTTACAAAACAGAGAAAATAGATACACAATTTGCTGATAGAATCCTATTAATAGAAAATGGAGTTGAGATTATGTCAAATGATTTTGATGTGCTGAAATCAAAGTGTTTTGACCAAATAAATATTGGTTTTTTAGGAAGATGGTCTGAAGAAAAACGACCACAAATATTTTTAAAAGTAGCAATAAAAATAAAAAAACGATTTCCAAATGTTTCATTTTTTATGGCGGGAACAGGGATGAAGTCTAATCTTAATCAAATTAATGATGCTGGAGTTGTTTTTTTAGGAGAAATAAAAGATCAAGAAAATTTAAGAATGTTATATAAAAAACTAAATTTTATTATGATAACATCAGTTTATGAAGGGTTTCCTATGGTTATCATGGAATCTATGCCTTATGGTGTTATACCTATTTGTACAAATGTGGGAGGTATACATGAGCATATTGAGGATATGAAAAACGGTGTTTTAATTAATAAAGAGTATGATGAAGATATTATAGAAGCATTTATAGAAAAATTAATTTATTTAATAGAAAATAAAGATATTACTTCTGAATTGTTAAATAATGCATTTTATTATTCGATTAATAATTTTAAAATTGAAAAATTTAATAAATCCTATCAAGATTTGTTTGTGAGTAACTTATGA
- a CDS encoding MBOAT family O-acyltransferase, with the protein MLFNSLDFAVFLPIVFVLYWFVVNKNLKRQNALLVIASYVFYGWWDWRFLFLILCSSLVDYTIGLMLEKEHGLIKRKVLLWVSIGVNLGVLVFFKYYNFFVDSFTEVFSLFGSKIQPNTLDVILPVGISFYTFQTLSYTIDVYKRKLKPTSNLVAFLAFVSFFPQLVAGPIERASNLLPQFYRMRKFHYSKAVDGCRQILWGLFKKIVIADQCAEYANEIFNHSDDYSGSTLLMGALFFTFQIYGDFSGYSDIAIGTSRLFGFNLKQNFAFPYFSRDIAEFWRRWHISLSTWFRDYLYIPLGGSHGGTWMKIRNTFIIFLVSGLWHGANWTFIIWGFLNALYFLPLLLTNRNRVNLDQVALGRNFPALKEFVSIGATFCLTVFAWIFFRAESLSHAINYIIDIFSITLFKLPTVRPTYLLLFLMVFVLIEWFGRSKKYAIESLFLNRNRWLRWMFYMLLIACVFILEGGEQEFIYFQF; encoded by the coding sequence ATGCTTTTTAATTCATTAGATTTTGCTGTCTTTTTACCAATCGTATTTGTGCTATATTGGTTTGTTGTAAATAAAAATTTGAAGAGGCAAAATGCTTTGTTAGTTATTGCTAGTTATGTGTTTTATGGTTGGTGGGATTGGCGTTTTTTATTCTTAATACTTTGTAGCTCTTTAGTAGATTACACTATTGGACTCATGCTTGAAAAGGAACATGGTTTAATTAAACGTAAGGTTTTGTTATGGGTTAGCATAGGGGTAAACTTAGGTGTATTAGTTTTTTTTAAATATTATAATTTTTTTGTAGATAGTTTTACCGAAGTTTTTTCATTGTTTGGGTCTAAAATACAGCCCAATACCTTAGATGTTATTCTTCCAGTTGGCATTAGTTTTTATACTTTTCAAACACTAAGTTATACTATTGATGTTTATAAAAGAAAACTGAAGCCAACATCCAATCTTGTTGCTTTTTTAGCTTTTGTTAGTTTTTTTCCTCAATTAGTGGCCGGACCTATAGAGCGAGCTTCCAATTTATTGCCACAGTTTTACCGTATGCGTAAATTTCATTATTCAAAGGCTGTAGATGGTTGTCGGCAAATATTATGGGGACTTTTTAAGAAGATTGTTATTGCTGATCAGTGTGCTGAATACGCCAATGAGATTTTTAACCACTCTGATGATTATTCAGGAAGTACATTATTGATGGGTGCGCTCTTTTTTACATTTCAGATTTATGGAGATTTTTCAGGATATTCAGATATAGCCATTGGAACTTCAAGGCTATTTGGTTTTAATTTAAAACAAAATTTTGCCTTTCCTTATTTCTCTAGAGATATAGCTGAGTTTTGGAGACGGTGGCATATAAGCTTGTCTACTTGGTTTCGAGACTATTTATATATTCCTTTGGGTGGCAGCCATGGAGGTACTTGGATGAAGATAAGGAACACTTTTATTATTTTTTTAGTGAGTGGATTATGGCATGGAGCTAATTGGACTTTTATTATTTGGGGTTTTTTAAATGCACTTTATTTTCTGCCGTTATTACTTACAAATAGGAATAGGGTTAATTTAGATCAAGTGGCACTAGGTAGGAATTTTCCAGCGTTAAAAGAATTCGTTTCCATAGGTGCGACTTTTTGTTTAACGGTTTTTGCTTGGATTTTTTTTAGAGCAGAATCCTTATCCCATGCGATAAATTATATTATTGATATTTTTTCAATAACCTTATTCAAATTGCCTACGGTTAGACCAACTTATCTGTTACTATTTTTAATGGTGTTTGTTTTAATCGAATGGTTTGGGAGATCTAAAAAATACGCCATTGAAAGTTTGTTTTTAAATAGGAATAGATGGCTACGATGGATGTTTTATATGCTTTTAATAGCTTGTGTTTTTATTCTAGAAGGAGGTGAACAAGAATTTATTTATTTTCAGTTTTAA
- a CDS encoding N-acetylneuraminate synthase family protein — MTSYKKPYIIAEIGCNHKGDITIAKELIKVAKIFCDADAVKFQKRNNRELLTEDQYNQPHPNPANSYGDTYGAHREFLEFDVAQHQELKNYCEEIGITYSTSVWDVTSAKEITSLNPEFIKIPSACNNNEAMLIWLCENYKGELHISTGMTTKDEIENLVTLFKKHKRNKDLVLYNCTSGYPVPFEDVCLLDINLLIEKYKDEVKHIGFSGHHLGIAVDVAAYTLGANIVERHYTIDRTWKGTDHAASLEPMGLRKLTRDLKAVHNALSFKKQDILPIEQVQRDKLKNQKG, encoded by the coding sequence ATGACCTCATATAAAAAACCATACATTATTGCAGAAATAGGCTGTAATCATAAAGGCGATATAACTATTGCCAAAGAACTTATTAAAGTAGCAAAAATATTTTGTGATGCCGATGCCGTAAAGTTTCAAAAACGAAATAATAGAGAGCTACTAACGGAAGACCAATACAATCAACCCCATCCAAATCCTGCAAATTCATATGGAGATACTTATGGGGCGCATCGTGAGTTTTTAGAGTTTGATGTTGCACAACATCAAGAATTAAAAAACTATTGTGAGGAAATTGGGATTACCTATTCTACATCGGTTTGGGATGTAACTTCAGCTAAAGAAATTACATCTTTAAATCCAGAATTTATTAAAATTCCGTCGGCTTGTAATAACAATGAAGCCATGTTGATATGGTTGTGTGAAAACTATAAGGGTGAACTGCATATTTCAACAGGAATGACGACTAAAGATGAGATAGAAAATTTAGTCACGCTTTTTAAAAAACACAAAAGAAATAAAGATTTAGTACTTTATAATTGTACCTCAGGCTACCCCGTACCATTTGAAGATGTTTGTCTGTTGGATATCAATTTACTAATTGAAAAATATAAAGATGAGGTTAAACATATTGGGTTTTCGGGGCATCATTTAGGTATCGCAGTAGATGTTGCTGCTTATACCTTAGGAGCGAATATTGTTGAACGCCATTATACCATAGACAGAACCTGGAAAGGCACCGATCATGCAGCCTCACTAGAACCCATGGGATTACGAAAATTAACGAGGGATTTAAAGGCTGTACATAATGCCTTAAGTTTTAAAAAACAAGATATACTGCCCATAGAACAAGTACAACGCGACAAGTTGAAAAATCAAAAAGGCTAG
- a CDS encoding acylneuraminate cytidylyltransferase, with translation MKKIGFIPLRKNSKGIPNKNKRKMVGRPLFTWVLGEAIFSNLDEVYVFTDDEWVINFIKKEYHWTSKVKAVLRSDESATDTASTEYAMLEFCESINYQFDIFCLLQATSPFTTRTDINACLESLNKDYDSALTVVNTHRFLWNENGTPINYDPLNRPRRQDFNGLLVENGAVYTATKAVLQKHKNRLGEHTAVVRMPEDSLLEIDSESDWIAVESLLIERQKRSKTSAKITHVVLDVDGVFTDGTITYTKDGEHTKSFDMRDGMGLEILRQFDIQVMIMTSENSQLVAKRMEKLNIDHVFLGVKDKYTLLHKLVLEHGISMNNVAYVGDDVNDLTNICSVGWSLAPNNATDIVKSHADVVLSKPSGAGAIREACQFIMNYNKRF, from the coding sequence ATGAAAAAAATTGGATTCATTCCGCTTAGAAAAAATTCCAAAGGCATACCAAATAAAAATAAACGTAAAATGGTGGGACGACCATTGTTTACCTGGGTATTGGGGGAAGCTATTTTTTCCAATTTAGACGAAGTTTATGTGTTTACAGATGACGAATGGGTGATCAACTTTATTAAAAAAGAATACCACTGGACATCCAAAGTAAAAGCGGTTTTAAGAAGTGACGAAAGTGCTACCGATACGGCGTCGACCGAGTACGCTATGCTGGAGTTTTGTGAGTCTATCAACTATCAATTCGATATCTTTTGTTTACTTCAAGCCACATCACCTTTTACAACACGAACCGATATAAATGCCTGCTTAGAATCATTAAATAAGGACTACGATTCGGCTTTAACCGTGGTTAATACCCATCGTTTTTTATGGAATGAAAACGGCACACCAATAAACTACGATCCGTTAAACAGACCACGAAGACAAGATTTTAACGGACTTTTAGTAGAGAATGGTGCGGTTTACACAGCTACAAAAGCGGTGTTGCAAAAGCACAAAAATAGATTGGGTGAACATACAGCGGTTGTAAGGATGCCTGAAGATTCTCTATTGGAAATTGATAGTGAATCCGATTGGATTGCTGTAGAGAGTTTGCTCATCGAGCGTCAGAAACGATCTAAAACATCAGCAAAAATCACTCATGTGGTTTTAGATGTCGATGGCGTTTTTACCGATGGAACCATTACATACACCAAAGATGGCGAGCATACCAAAAGTTTCGACATGCGTGACGGTATGGGACTTGAAATTTTAAGGCAGTTTGATATTCAGGTGATGATCATGACTTCAGAAAATTCCCAGCTTGTGGCAAAACGCATGGAAAAATTAAACATAGATCACGTGTTTTTAGGTGTGAAAGATAAATATACCCTGCTTCATAAATTGGTGTTAGAGCACGGGATAAGCATGAATAATGTGGCTTATGTTGGCGATGATGTAAACGATTTAACCAATATTTGTAGTGTGGGTTGGTCCTTAGCGCCTAATAATGCTACCGATATTGTTAAAAGTCATGCCGATGTGGTGCTTTCCAAACCTTCAGGTGCTGGCGCTATTCGAGAAGCTTGTCAGTTTATCATGAATTATAATAAAAGATTTTAA
- a CDS encoding glycosyltransferase family 2 protein, whose product MELSFLIVTKNRPAELSKTLDRLYKIIDISRHEVLVFIDGCSDTELLLKKYNWVNWTISKHSLSASPARAVLYKRAKGAVFIGLDDDAHPIGDRFIDSIKTEFESNRNLGIIAFQEVRGIFKSDAEALLKAKQVESYFTNDFVGCGFAIKKKVYDATNGFPVWIDIYGEEPALALEVLNLGCQILYQPNIKVNHRIDVEKRKLQGRNYFRFEHQLKNSLRYYLVYFPNPIYKIAKLLFHNFKKYAITDIRYFKSFVSVCFKTLFSLPQILKYRKPVKTKTLTLKSKLKLLNYSG is encoded by the coding sequence ATGGAGTTGTCATTTTTAATTGTTACCAAAAACAGACCTGCCGAGTTAAGTAAAACCCTTGATAGATTGTACAAGATAATAGACATATCGCGACATGAAGTTTTGGTTTTTATTGATGGATGCTCAGATACGGAGTTGCTATTAAAAAAATATAATTGGGTAAATTGGACCATTTCAAAGCATAGTTTAAGCGCTTCACCAGCAAGGGCTGTATTGTATAAAAGGGCTAAAGGGGCTGTTTTTATTGGTTTAGATGATGATGCACACCCTATAGGGGATCGTTTTATTGATTCGATAAAAACAGAATTTGAGTCAAATAGAAATTTAGGAATTATTGCTTTTCAGGAAGTTCGAGGGATTTTTAAATCTGATGCAGAAGCGTTGTTAAAGGCAAAGCAAGTAGAATCTTATTTTACGAATGATTTTGTTGGCTGTGGTTTTGCTATAAAAAAGAAAGTTTATGATGCCACTAATGGATTTCCTGTTTGGATAGATATTTATGGTGAAGAACCAGCATTGGCATTAGAAGTTCTGAATTTGGGGTGTCAAATTTTATATCAACCAAATATTAAAGTTAACCACCGTATTGATGTTGAAAAACGGAAATTGCAAGGGCGGAATTATTTTAGATTTGAACATCAATTGAAAAATAGTTTGAGGTATTATTTGGTTTATTTTCCAAATCCCATTTATAAAATTGCAAAATTGCTTTTTCATAATTTTAAAAAATATGCGATCACCGATATTCGTTATTTTAAGTCTTTTGTTTCTGTATGTTTTAAAACGCTTTTTAGTTTACCTCAAATATTAAAATACAGAAAACCTGTAAAAACAAAGACACTTACCTTGAAATCAAAATTAAAACTTTTAAACTATTCCGGATAA